In Oncorhynchus tshawytscha isolate Ot180627B unplaced genomic scaffold, Otsh_v2.0 Un_contig_16377_pilon_pilon, whole genome shotgun sequence, one genomic interval encodes:
- the tmem116 gene encoding transmembrane protein 116 isoform X8: MLNFVLQDVSNNTEQNTTTPEDWTVVYFAVRWIQMTMAVLSIVGSGSIIVYATFQHLIRTPEIQPLFLLSVTDLLLAVSWLVGAVLFTQDCESHATCYNLHIVEQILYMTSFFYTLNYVWTLYSGLNNRFYSSLHGYPAQCATKLRSFSKIAAVLSCVLPVLLMLPVFVTGNMDHCYTNFSQPYKCLLMHTEALFMSTDLSKMEVDSACRLGHMYSIAVFLAVFLLTFVGIVVLMGKARTVYRRCVSSSGFLGDRQWASLRVLDRHMLLYPSVFFFCWGPAVFLAAMILYNPKSVEGVVGVILYILQAFTSSSQGLLNCVVYGWTQTHFRSASKDALRDMDTQTPLLRSQKKGYKTLWSTPSPKPDDIEGSGVLPTPH; the protein is encoded by the exons ATGTTAAATTTCGTCTTGCAAGATGTCTCAAACAACACGGAGCAAAACACAACAACGCCTGAGGACTGGACTGTT GTGTACTTTGCAGTCAGGTGGATCCAGATGACTATGGCAGTGCTGAG CATTGTCGGTTCAGGTTCCATAATTGTTTATGCAACTTTCCAACACCTTATAAGGACACCTGAG ATCCAGCCATTGTTCTTACTGAGTGTGACAGACTTGCTGCTGGCAGTCAGCTGGCTGGTAGGAGCAGTACTGTTCACCCAGGACTGTGAAAGCCATGCCACCTGCTACAACCTACACATCGTTGAACAG ATCCTGTATATGACCTCGTTCTTCTACACATTGAACTATGTATGGACCCTGTACTCTGGGCTAAATAACAGATTCTACAGTAGCCTTCATGGATACCCAGCCCAA TGCGCCACCAAACTGAGAAGTTTCAGCAAGATTGCTGCAGTCCTGTCATG TGTCCTCCCCGTGCTGCTGATGCTGCCAGTGTTTGTAACAGGAAACATGGACCACTGTTACACAAACTTCAGCCAGCCTTACAA GTGCCTTCTAATGCACACGGAGGCACTCTTCATGTCCACTGACTTGAGCAAGATGGAGGTGGACTCAGCTTGCCGCCTGGGACACATGTACAGTATTGCTGTCTTCCTGGCAGTGTTCCTCCTCACCTTTGTTGGCATTGTG GTGCTCATGGGAAAAGCCCGCACTGTTTACAGACGTTGTGTGAGTTCTAGCGGTTTCCTCGGCGACAGGCAGTGGGCGTCGCTTCGTGTTCTGGACCGACACATGctcctctacccctctgtcttcttcttctgttggGGCCCAG CAGTGTTCCTGGCAGCCATGATTctgtacaaccccaaatcagtggAGGGAGTTGTGGGCGTCATTCTCTACATCTTACAG GCCTTCACCTCATCCTCTCAAGGCCTTCTGAACTGTGTGGTGTACggctggacacagacacacttcCGCTCAGCTAGCAAAGATGCTCTAAGGGACATGGACACCCAGACGCCACTTCTGAGATCTCAGAAGAAAGGCTATAAAACTCTATGGTCAACACCATCCCCCAAACCAGATGATATAGAAGGATCTGGTGTTCTACCGACACCACATTAA
- the tmem116 gene encoding transmembrane protein 116 isoform X7: protein MLNFVLQDVSNNTEQNTTTPEDWTVVYFAVRWIQMTMAVLSIVGSGSIIVYATFQHLIRTPETPKQWPIPPPLQIQPLFLLSVTDLLLAVSWLVGAVLFTQDCESHATCYNLHIVEQILYMTSFFYTLNYVWTLYSGLNNRFYSSLHGYPAQCATKLRSFSKIAAVLSCVLPVLLMLPVFVTGNMDHCYTNFSQPYKCLLMHTEALFMSTDLSKMEVDSACRLGHMYSIAVFLAVFLLTFVGIVVLMGKARTVYRRCVSSSGFLGDRQWASLRVLDRHMLLYPSVFFFCWGPAVFLAAMILYNPKSVEGVVGVILYILQAFTSSSQGLLNCVVYGWTQTHFRSASKDALRDMDTQTPLLRSQKKGYKTLWSTPSPKPDDIEGSGVLPTPH, encoded by the exons ATGTTAAATTTCGTCTTGCAAGATGTCTCAAACAACACGGAGCAAAACACAACAACGCCTGAGGACTGGACTGTT GTGTACTTTGCAGTCAGGTGGATCCAGATGACTATGGCAGTGCTGAG CATTGTCGGTTCAGGTTCCATAATTGTTTATGCAACTTTCCAACACCTTATAAGGACACCTGAG ACTCCAAAACAATGGCCAATACCACCTCCTCTGCAGATCCAGCCATTGTTCTTACTGAGTGTGACAGACTTGCTGCTGGCAGTCAGCTGGCTGGTAGGAGCAGTACTGTTCACCCAGGACTGTGAAAGCCATGCCACCTGCTACAACCTACACATCGTTGAACAG ATCCTGTATATGACCTCGTTCTTCTACACATTGAACTATGTATGGACCCTGTACTCTGGGCTAAATAACAGATTCTACAGTAGCCTTCATGGATACCCAGCCCAA TGCGCCACCAAACTGAGAAGTTTCAGCAAGATTGCTGCAGTCCTGTCATG TGTCCTCCCCGTGCTGCTGATGCTGCCAGTGTTTGTAACAGGAAACATGGACCACTGTTACACAAACTTCAGCCAGCCTTACAA GTGCCTTCTAATGCACACGGAGGCACTCTTCATGTCCACTGACTTGAGCAAGATGGAGGTGGACTCAGCTTGCCGCCTGGGACACATGTACAGTATTGCTGTCTTCCTGGCAGTGTTCCTCCTCACCTTTGTTGGCATTGTG GTGCTCATGGGAAAAGCCCGCACTGTTTACAGACGTTGTGTGAGTTCTAGCGGTTTCCTCGGCGACAGGCAGTGGGCGTCGCTTCGTGTTCTGGACCGACACATGctcctctacccctctgtcttcttcttctgttggGGCCCAG CAGTGTTCCTGGCAGCCATGATTctgtacaaccccaaatcagtggAGGGAGTTGTGGGCGTCATTCTCTACATCTTACAG GCCTTCACCTCATCCTCTCAAGGCCTTCTGAACTGTGTGGTGTACggctggacacagacacacttcCGCTCAGCTAGCAAAGATGCTCTAAGGGACATGGACACCCAGACGCCACTTCTGAGATCTCAGAAGAAAGGCTATAAAACTCTATGGTCAACACCATCCCCCAAACCAGATGATATAGAAGGATCTGGTGTTCTACCGACACCACATTAA
- the tmem116 gene encoding transmembrane protein 116 isoform X5, whose product MLNFVLQDVSNNTEQNTTTPEDWTVVYFAVRWIQMTMAVLSIVGSGSIIVYATFQHLIRTPETPKQWPIPPPLQIQPLFLLSVTDLLLAVSWLVGAVLFTQDCESHATCYNLHIVEQILYMTSFFYTLNYVWTLYSGLNNRFYSSLHGYPAQCATKLRSFSKIAAVLSCVLPVLLMLPVFVTGNMDHCYTNFSQPYKCLLMHTEALFMSTDLSKMEVDSACRLGHMYSIAVFLAVFLLTFVGIVVSQPIPWLPAYSYFIQTLASHVFCLHQVLMGKARTVYRRCVSSSGFLGDRQWASLRVLDRHMLLYPSVFFFCWGPAVFLAAMILYNPKSVEGVVGVILYILQAFTSSSQGLLNCVVYGWTQTHFRSASKDALRDMDTQTPLLRSQKKGYKTLWSTPSPKPDDIEGSGVLPTPH is encoded by the exons ATGTTAAATTTCGTCTTGCAAGATGTCTCAAACAACACGGAGCAAAACACAACAACGCCTGAGGACTGGACTGTT GTGTACTTTGCAGTCAGGTGGATCCAGATGACTATGGCAGTGCTGAG CATTGTCGGTTCAGGTTCCATAATTGTTTATGCAACTTTCCAACACCTTATAAGGACACCTGAG ACTCCAAAACAATGGCCAATACCACCTCCTCTGCAGATCCAGCCATTGTTCTTACTGAGTGTGACAGACTTGCTGCTGGCAGTCAGCTGGCTGGTAGGAGCAGTACTGTTCACCCAGGACTGTGAAAGCCATGCCACCTGCTACAACCTACACATCGTTGAACAG ATCCTGTATATGACCTCGTTCTTCTACACATTGAACTATGTATGGACCCTGTACTCTGGGCTAAATAACAGATTCTACAGTAGCCTTCATGGATACCCAGCCCAA TGCGCCACCAAACTGAGAAGTTTCAGCAAGATTGCTGCAGTCCTGTCATG TGTCCTCCCCGTGCTGCTGATGCTGCCAGTGTTTGTAACAGGAAACATGGACCACTGTTACACAAACTTCAGCCAGCCTTACAA GTGCCTTCTAATGCACACGGAGGCACTCTTCATGTCCACTGACTTGAGCAAGATGGAGGTGGACTCAGCTTGCCGCCTGGGACACATGTACAGTATTGCTGTCTTCCTGGCAGTGTTCCTCCTCACCTTTGTTGGCATTGTGGTGAGTCAGCCTATCCCATGGTTACCAGCTTATAGTTATTTTATTCAAACCTTGGCTTCACACGTCTTTTGTCTGCACCAGGTGCTCATGGGAAAAGCCCGCACTGTTTACAGACGTTGTGTGAGTTCTAGCGGTTTCCTCGGCGACAGGCAGTGGGCGTCGCTTCGTGTTCTGGACCGACACATGctcctctacccctctgtcttcttcttctgttggGGCCCAG CAGTGTTCCTGGCAGCCATGATTctgtacaaccccaaatcagtggAGGGAGTTGTGGGCGTCATTCTCTACATCTTACAG GCCTTCACCTCATCCTCTCAAGGCCTTCTGAACTGTGTGGTGTACggctggacacagacacacttcCGCTCAGCTAGCAAAGATGCTCTAAGGGACATGGACACCCAGACGCCACTTCTGAGATCTCAGAAGAAAGGCTATAAAACTCTATGGTCAACACCATCCCCCAAACCAGATGATATAGAAGGATCTGGTGTTCTACCGACACCACATTAA
- the tmem116 gene encoding transmembrane protein 116 isoform X3 — protein MLNFVLQDVSNNTEQNTTTPEDWTVVYFAVRWIQMTMAVLSIVGSGSIIVYATFQHLIRTPEIQPLFLLSVTDLLLAVSWLVGAVLFTQDCESHATCYNLHIVEQILYMTSFFYTLNYVWTLYSGLNNRFYSSLHGYPAQCATKLRSFSKIAAVLSCVLPVLLMLPVFVTGNMDHCYTNFSQPYKCLLMHTEALFMSTDLSKMEVDSACRLGHMYSIAVFLAVFLLTFVGIVVSQPIPWLPAYSYFIQTLASHVFCLHQVLMGKARTVYRRCVSSSGFLGDRQWASLRVLDRHMLLYPSVFFFCWGPAVFLAAMILYNPKSVEGVVGVILYILQVKLPAALKPTSKTCATSVQGLTSTSSSQAFTSSSQGLLNCVVYGWTQTHFRSASKDALRDMDTQTPLLRSQKKGYKTLWSTPSPKPDDIEGSGVLPTPH, from the exons ATGTTAAATTTCGTCTTGCAAGATGTCTCAAACAACACGGAGCAAAACACAACAACGCCTGAGGACTGGACTGTT GTGTACTTTGCAGTCAGGTGGATCCAGATGACTATGGCAGTGCTGAG CATTGTCGGTTCAGGTTCCATAATTGTTTATGCAACTTTCCAACACCTTATAAGGACACCTGAG ATCCAGCCATTGTTCTTACTGAGTGTGACAGACTTGCTGCTGGCAGTCAGCTGGCTGGTAGGAGCAGTACTGTTCACCCAGGACTGTGAAAGCCATGCCACCTGCTACAACCTACACATCGTTGAACAG ATCCTGTATATGACCTCGTTCTTCTACACATTGAACTATGTATGGACCCTGTACTCTGGGCTAAATAACAGATTCTACAGTAGCCTTCATGGATACCCAGCCCAA TGCGCCACCAAACTGAGAAGTTTCAGCAAGATTGCTGCAGTCCTGTCATG TGTCCTCCCCGTGCTGCTGATGCTGCCAGTGTTTGTAACAGGAAACATGGACCACTGTTACACAAACTTCAGCCAGCCTTACAA GTGCCTTCTAATGCACACGGAGGCACTCTTCATGTCCACTGACTTGAGCAAGATGGAGGTGGACTCAGCTTGCCGCCTGGGACACATGTACAGTATTGCTGTCTTCCTGGCAGTGTTCCTCCTCACCTTTGTTGGCATTGTGGTGAGTCAGCCTATCCCATGGTTACCAGCTTATAGTTATTTTATTCAAACCTTGGCTTCACACGTCTTTTGTCTGCACCAGGTGCTCATGGGAAAAGCCCGCACTGTTTACAGACGTTGTGTGAGTTCTAGCGGTTTCCTCGGCGACAGGCAGTGGGCGTCGCTTCGTGTTCTGGACCGACACATGctcctctacccctctgtcttcttcttctgttggGGCCCAG CAGTGTTCCTGGCAGCCATGATTctgtacaaccccaaatcagtggAGGGAGTTGTGGGCGTCATTCTCTACATCTTACAGGTAAAACTGCCAGCTGCTCTGAAACCTACATCCAAGACGTGTGCAACCTCAGTCCAAGGCTTAACTTCTACTTCCTCATCCCAGGCCTTCACCTCATCCTCTCAAGGCCTTCTGAACTGTGTGGTGTACggctggacacagacacacttcCGCTCAGCTAGCAAAGATGCTCTAAGGGACATGGACACCCAGACGCCACTTCTGAGATCTCAGAAGAAAGGCTATAAAACTCTATGGTCAACACCATCCCCCAAACCAGATGATATAGAAGGATCTGGTGTTCTACCGACACCACATTAA
- the tmem116 gene encoding transmembrane protein 116 isoform X4: MLNFVLQDVSNNTEQNTTTPEDWTVVYFAVRWIQMTMAVLSIVGSGSIIVYATFQHLIRTPETPKQWPIPPPLQIQPLFLLSVTDLLLAVSWLVGAVLFTQDCESHATCYNLHIVEQILYMTSFFYTLNYVWTLYSGLNNRFYSSLHGYPAQCATKLRSFSKIAAVLSCVLPVLLMLPVFVTGNMDHCYTNFSQPYKCLLMHTEALFMSTDLSKMEVDSACRLGHMYSIAVFLAVFLLTFVGIVVLMGKARTVYRRCVSSSGFLGDRQWASLRVLDRHMLLYPSVFFFCWGPAVFLAAMILYNPKSVEGVVGVILYILQVKLPAALKPTSKTCATSVQGLTSTSSSQAFTSSSQGLLNCVVYGWTQTHFRSASKDALRDMDTQTPLLRSQKKGYKTLWSTPSPKPDDIEGSGVLPTPH, translated from the exons ATGTTAAATTTCGTCTTGCAAGATGTCTCAAACAACACGGAGCAAAACACAACAACGCCTGAGGACTGGACTGTT GTGTACTTTGCAGTCAGGTGGATCCAGATGACTATGGCAGTGCTGAG CATTGTCGGTTCAGGTTCCATAATTGTTTATGCAACTTTCCAACACCTTATAAGGACACCTGAG ACTCCAAAACAATGGCCAATACCACCTCCTCTGCAGATCCAGCCATTGTTCTTACTGAGTGTGACAGACTTGCTGCTGGCAGTCAGCTGGCTGGTAGGAGCAGTACTGTTCACCCAGGACTGTGAAAGCCATGCCACCTGCTACAACCTACACATCGTTGAACAG ATCCTGTATATGACCTCGTTCTTCTACACATTGAACTATGTATGGACCCTGTACTCTGGGCTAAATAACAGATTCTACAGTAGCCTTCATGGATACCCAGCCCAA TGCGCCACCAAACTGAGAAGTTTCAGCAAGATTGCTGCAGTCCTGTCATG TGTCCTCCCCGTGCTGCTGATGCTGCCAGTGTTTGTAACAGGAAACATGGACCACTGTTACACAAACTTCAGCCAGCCTTACAA GTGCCTTCTAATGCACACGGAGGCACTCTTCATGTCCACTGACTTGAGCAAGATGGAGGTGGACTCAGCTTGCCGCCTGGGACACATGTACAGTATTGCTGTCTTCCTGGCAGTGTTCCTCCTCACCTTTGTTGGCATTGTG GTGCTCATGGGAAAAGCCCGCACTGTTTACAGACGTTGTGTGAGTTCTAGCGGTTTCCTCGGCGACAGGCAGTGGGCGTCGCTTCGTGTTCTGGACCGACACATGctcctctacccctctgtcttcttcttctgttggGGCCCAG CAGTGTTCCTGGCAGCCATGATTctgtacaaccccaaatcagtggAGGGAGTTGTGGGCGTCATTCTCTACATCTTACAGGTAAAACTGCCAGCTGCTCTGAAACCTACATCCAAGACGTGTGCAACCTCAGTCCAAGGCTTAACTTCTACTTCCTCATCCCAGGCCTTCACCTCATCCTCTCAAGGCCTTCTGAACTGTGTGGTGTACggctggacacagacacacttcCGCTCAGCTAGCAAAGATGCTCTAAGGGACATGGACACCCAGACGCCACTTCTGAGATCTCAGAAGAAAGGCTATAAAACTCTATGGTCAACACCATCCCCCAAACCAGATGATATAGAAGGATCTGGTGTTCTACCGACACCACATTAA
- the tmem116 gene encoding transmembrane protein 116 isoform X1: MLNFVLQDVSNNTEQNTTTPEDWTVVYFAVRWIQMTMAVLSIVGSGSIIVYATFQHLIRTPETPKQWPIPPPLQIQPLFLLSVTDLLLAVSWLVGAVLFTQDCESHATCYNLHIVEQILYMTSFFYTLNYVWTLYSGLNNRFYSSLHGYPAQCATKLRSFSKIAAVLSCVLPVLLMLPVFVTGNMDHCYTNFSQPYKCLLMHTEALFMSTDLSKMEVDSACRLGHMYSIAVFLAVFLLTFVGIVVSQPIPWLPAYSYFIQTLASHVFCLHQVLMGKARTVYRRCVSSSGFLGDRQWASLRVLDRHMLLYPSVFFFCWGPAVFLAAMILYNPKSVEGVVGVILYILQVKLPAALKPTSKTCATSVQGLTSTSSSQAFTSSSQGLLNCVVYGWTQTHFRSASKDALRDMDTQTPLLRSQKKGYKTLWSTPSPKPDDIEGSGVLPTPH; the protein is encoded by the exons ATGTTAAATTTCGTCTTGCAAGATGTCTCAAACAACACGGAGCAAAACACAACAACGCCTGAGGACTGGACTGTT GTGTACTTTGCAGTCAGGTGGATCCAGATGACTATGGCAGTGCTGAG CATTGTCGGTTCAGGTTCCATAATTGTTTATGCAACTTTCCAACACCTTATAAGGACACCTGAG ACTCCAAAACAATGGCCAATACCACCTCCTCTGCAGATCCAGCCATTGTTCTTACTGAGTGTGACAGACTTGCTGCTGGCAGTCAGCTGGCTGGTAGGAGCAGTACTGTTCACCCAGGACTGTGAAAGCCATGCCACCTGCTACAACCTACACATCGTTGAACAG ATCCTGTATATGACCTCGTTCTTCTACACATTGAACTATGTATGGACCCTGTACTCTGGGCTAAATAACAGATTCTACAGTAGCCTTCATGGATACCCAGCCCAA TGCGCCACCAAACTGAGAAGTTTCAGCAAGATTGCTGCAGTCCTGTCATG TGTCCTCCCCGTGCTGCTGATGCTGCCAGTGTTTGTAACAGGAAACATGGACCACTGTTACACAAACTTCAGCCAGCCTTACAA GTGCCTTCTAATGCACACGGAGGCACTCTTCATGTCCACTGACTTGAGCAAGATGGAGGTGGACTCAGCTTGCCGCCTGGGACACATGTACAGTATTGCTGTCTTCCTGGCAGTGTTCCTCCTCACCTTTGTTGGCATTGTGGTGAGTCAGCCTATCCCATGGTTACCAGCTTATAGTTATTTTATTCAAACCTTGGCTTCACACGTCTTTTGTCTGCACCAGGTGCTCATGGGAAAAGCCCGCACTGTTTACAGACGTTGTGTGAGTTCTAGCGGTTTCCTCGGCGACAGGCAGTGGGCGTCGCTTCGTGTTCTGGACCGACACATGctcctctacccctctgtcttcttcttctgttggGGCCCAG CAGTGTTCCTGGCAGCCATGATTctgtacaaccccaaatcagtggAGGGAGTTGTGGGCGTCATTCTCTACATCTTACAGGTAAAACTGCCAGCTGCTCTGAAACCTACATCCAAGACGTGTGCAACCTCAGTCCAAGGCTTAACTTCTACTTCCTCATCCCAGGCCTTCACCTCATCCTCTCAAGGCCTTCTGAACTGTGTGGTGTACggctggacacagacacacttcCGCTCAGCTAGCAAAGATGCTCTAAGGGACATGGACACCCAGACGCCACTTCTGAGATCTCAGAAGAAAGGCTATAAAACTCTATGGTCAACACCATCCCCCAAACCAGATGATATAGAAGGATCTGGTGTTCTACCGACACCACATTAA
- the tmem116 gene encoding transmembrane protein 116 isoform X6: MLNFVLQDVSNNTEQNTTTPEDWTVVYFAVRWIQMTMAVLSIVGSGSIIVYATFQHLIRTPETPKQWPIPPPLQIQPLFLLSVTDLLLAVSWLVGAVLFTQDCESHATCYNLHIVEQILYMTSFFYTLNYVWTLYSGLNNRFYSSLHGYPAQCATKLRSFSKIAAVLSCVLPVLLMLPVFVTGNMDHCYTNFSQPYKCLLMHTEALFMSTDLSKMEVDSACRLGHMYSIAVFLAVFLLTFVGIVVSQPIPWLPAYSYFIQTLASHVFCLHQVLMGKARTVYRRCVSSSGFLGDRQWASLRVLDRHMLLYPSVFFFCWGPVFLAAMILYNPKSVEGVVGVILYILQAFTSSSQGLLNCVVYGWTQTHFRSASKDALRDMDTQTPLLRSQKKGYKTLWSTPSPKPDDIEGSGVLPTPH; encoded by the exons ATGTTAAATTTCGTCTTGCAAGATGTCTCAAACAACACGGAGCAAAACACAACAACGCCTGAGGACTGGACTGTT GTGTACTTTGCAGTCAGGTGGATCCAGATGACTATGGCAGTGCTGAG CATTGTCGGTTCAGGTTCCATAATTGTTTATGCAACTTTCCAACACCTTATAAGGACACCTGAG ACTCCAAAACAATGGCCAATACCACCTCCTCTGCAGATCCAGCCATTGTTCTTACTGAGTGTGACAGACTTGCTGCTGGCAGTCAGCTGGCTGGTAGGAGCAGTACTGTTCACCCAGGACTGTGAAAGCCATGCCACCTGCTACAACCTACACATCGTTGAACAG ATCCTGTATATGACCTCGTTCTTCTACACATTGAACTATGTATGGACCCTGTACTCTGGGCTAAATAACAGATTCTACAGTAGCCTTCATGGATACCCAGCCCAA TGCGCCACCAAACTGAGAAGTTTCAGCAAGATTGCTGCAGTCCTGTCATG TGTCCTCCCCGTGCTGCTGATGCTGCCAGTGTTTGTAACAGGAAACATGGACCACTGTTACACAAACTTCAGCCAGCCTTACAA GTGCCTTCTAATGCACACGGAGGCACTCTTCATGTCCACTGACTTGAGCAAGATGGAGGTGGACTCAGCTTGCCGCCTGGGACACATGTACAGTATTGCTGTCTTCCTGGCAGTGTTCCTCCTCACCTTTGTTGGCATTGTGGTGAGTCAGCCTATCCCATGGTTACCAGCTTATAGTTATTTTATTCAAACCTTGGCTTCACACGTCTTTTGTCTGCACCAGGTGCTCATGGGAAAAGCCCGCACTGTTTACAGACGTTGTGTGAGTTCTAGCGGTTTCCTCGGCGACAGGCAGTGGGCGTCGCTTCGTGTTCTGGACCGACACATGctcctctacccctctgtcttcttcttctgttggGGCCCAG TGTTCCTGGCAGCCATGATTctgtacaaccccaaatcagtggAGGGAGTTGTGGGCGTCATTCTCTACATCTTACAG GCCTTCACCTCATCCTCTCAAGGCCTTCTGAACTGTGTGGTGTACggctggacacagacacacttcCGCTCAGCTAGCAAAGATGCTCTAAGGGACATGGACACCCAGACGCCACTTCTGAGATCTCAGAAGAAAGGCTATAAAACTCTATGGTCAACACCATCCCCCAAACCAGATGATATAGAAGGATCTGGTGTTCTACCGACACCACATTAA
- the tmem116 gene encoding transmembrane protein 116 isoform X2, with translation MLNFVLQDVSNNTEQNTTTPEDWTVVYFAVRWIQMTMAVLSIVGSGSIIVYATFQHLIRTPETPKQWPIPPPLQIQPLFLLSVTDLLLAVSWLVGAVLFTQDCESHATCYNLHIVEQILYMTSFFYTLNYVWTLYSGLNNRFYSSLHGYPAQCATKLRSFSKIAAVLSCVLPVLLMLPVFVTGNMDHCYTNFSQPYKCLLMHTEALFMSTDLSKMEVDSACRLGHMYSIAVFLAVFLLTFVGIVVSQPIPWLPAYSYFIQTLASHVFCLHQVLMGKARTVYRRCVSSSGFLGDRQWASLRVLDRHMLLYPSVFFFCWGPVFLAAMILYNPKSVEGVVGVILYILQVKLPAALKPTSKTCATSVQGLTSTSSSQAFTSSSQGLLNCVVYGWTQTHFRSASKDALRDMDTQTPLLRSQKKGYKTLWSTPSPKPDDIEGSGVLPTPH, from the exons ATGTTAAATTTCGTCTTGCAAGATGTCTCAAACAACACGGAGCAAAACACAACAACGCCTGAGGACTGGACTGTT GTGTACTTTGCAGTCAGGTGGATCCAGATGACTATGGCAGTGCTGAG CATTGTCGGTTCAGGTTCCATAATTGTTTATGCAACTTTCCAACACCTTATAAGGACACCTGAG ACTCCAAAACAATGGCCAATACCACCTCCTCTGCAGATCCAGCCATTGTTCTTACTGAGTGTGACAGACTTGCTGCTGGCAGTCAGCTGGCTGGTAGGAGCAGTACTGTTCACCCAGGACTGTGAAAGCCATGCCACCTGCTACAACCTACACATCGTTGAACAG ATCCTGTATATGACCTCGTTCTTCTACACATTGAACTATGTATGGACCCTGTACTCTGGGCTAAATAACAGATTCTACAGTAGCCTTCATGGATACCCAGCCCAA TGCGCCACCAAACTGAGAAGTTTCAGCAAGATTGCTGCAGTCCTGTCATG TGTCCTCCCCGTGCTGCTGATGCTGCCAGTGTTTGTAACAGGAAACATGGACCACTGTTACACAAACTTCAGCCAGCCTTACAA GTGCCTTCTAATGCACACGGAGGCACTCTTCATGTCCACTGACTTGAGCAAGATGGAGGTGGACTCAGCTTGCCGCCTGGGACACATGTACAGTATTGCTGTCTTCCTGGCAGTGTTCCTCCTCACCTTTGTTGGCATTGTGGTGAGTCAGCCTATCCCATGGTTACCAGCTTATAGTTATTTTATTCAAACCTTGGCTTCACACGTCTTTTGTCTGCACCAGGTGCTCATGGGAAAAGCCCGCACTGTTTACAGACGTTGTGTGAGTTCTAGCGGTTTCCTCGGCGACAGGCAGTGGGCGTCGCTTCGTGTTCTGGACCGACACATGctcctctacccctctgtcttcttcttctgttggGGCCCAG TGTTCCTGGCAGCCATGATTctgtacaaccccaaatcagtggAGGGAGTTGTGGGCGTCATTCTCTACATCTTACAGGTAAAACTGCCAGCTGCTCTGAAACCTACATCCAAGACGTGTGCAACCTCAGTCCAAGGCTTAACTTCTACTTCCTCATCCCAGGCCTTCACCTCATCCTCTCAAGGCCTTCTGAACTGTGTGGTGTACggctggacacagacacacttcCGCTCAGCTAGCAAAGATGCTCTAAGGGACATGGACACCCAGACGCCACTTCTGAGATCTCAGAAGAAAGGCTATAAAACTCTATGGTCAACACCATCCCCCAAACCAGATGATATAGAAGGATCTGGTGTTCTACCGACACCACATTAA